From the Fulvia fulva chromosome 2, complete sequence genome, one window contains:
- a CDS encoding DASH complex subunit ask1, whose product MSRPAAQRSLTLTEELERLEQQITLTLQEIDSNFSKAHRIVTTSILPIVEEYAKHSNEVWEGSKFWKQFFEASANVSLSGYEENNDETVTNTEVTESFQTPTNQDESTVTGAELQQQQASDDEEFSIESPTQVTGVQTTPKLPPSTSKRSNGTARAQSSRSATSSHRSPSPRKYTGSHPLARVPSSEEPSTPRMASATKFDSSPFEPESAFQPSAYHSQRQENNDPVMHRAILDKNYRIQATPHTQRQQRQAAQPSATKATPATATKKSPWDDSPQSSPEVAAPQLRSELFSPAKPGPRTPGVSVMTPAAKKSALMVPKTSTGLQLFSPADKAYAATKERTRASQFFDDSDEDDDLAEMSPPKTMQFHVPQSRLMQTPAREASKKIVDDLLLTAGADGTDEIEGYDDDEAFETPSPSVVKRAYNVEDDTF is encoded by the exons ATGTCGAGACCCGCAGCACAGCGCAGTCTGACGCTCACCGAGGAGCTGGAGAGACTGGAACAGCAGATCACGTTGACGCTGCAGGAGATCGACAGCAACTTCAGCAAGGCGCATCGCATCGTCACCACCAGCATCCTGCCCATCGTCGAGGAGTACGCAAAGCATAGCAACGAGGTCTGGGAGGGCTCAAAG TTCTGGAAGCAATTCTTCGAGGCGTCTGCCAATGTCTCGCTTTCCGGCTACGAGGAGAACAACGATGAGACAGTCACAAACACCGAAGTCACCGAGTCCTTCCAAACACCTACGAACCAAGACGAGAGCACAGTGACGGGTGCCGAGTTACAGCAGCAGCAAGCCAGCGACGATGAAGAGTTCAGCATCGAGTCGCCAACACAGGTCACCGGCGTGCAGACTACACCGAAACTGCCGCCGTCAACGTCCAAGAGATCCAATGGCACAGCAAGAGCTCAGAGCAGCAGGAGCGCGACATCATCACATCGATCGCCGTCACCCAGGAAGTACACAGGCAGCCACCCGCTAGCCAGAGTGCCGTCTTCAGAAGAGCCGAGCACTCCCCGGATGGCATCTGCCACCAAGTTCGACTCGTCGCCCTTCGAGCCAGAATCGGCTTTCCAACCATCCGCGTACCACAGCCAGCGTCAGGAAAACAACGATCCAGTCATGCATCGCGCGATTTTGGACAAGAACTACCGCATACAGGCCACGCCGCACACGCAGCGCCAGCAGCGACAAGCTGCTCAACCTTCTGCGACCAAAGCGACACCAGCGACTGCTACCAAGAAATCTCCATGGGACGACTCACCACAGTCCTCGCCGGAGGTAGCTGCGCCTCAACTGAGGAGCGAACTGTTCTCTCCAGCGAAACCTGGTCCACGAACACCCGGTGTCTCTGTCATGACCCCTGCTGCGAAGAAGAGTGCACTCATGGTGCCGAAGACGTCGACCGGGTTGCAGCTTTTCTCGCCGGCAGACAAGGCATACGCTGCAACCAAGGAGCGAACTCGTGCCAGCCAATTCTTTGACGACAGCGACGAAGATGACGATCTTGCAGAGATGAGCCCCCCGAAGACCATGCAGTTCCACGTACCCCAGTCGAGACTGATGCAGACACCGGCTCGCGAAGCCTCGAAGAAGATTGTCGACGATCTGCTCCTCACTGCGGGCGCTGATGGCACAGACGAAATCGAGGGCTATGATGATGACGAAGCTTTCGAGACGCCCAGCCCAAGCGTGGTCAAGCGAGCTTATAATGTCGAGGATGACACGTTCTGA
- a CDS encoding L-2,3-butanediol dehydrogenase yields MSKVAIVTGSSRGIGRAIAIRIAQDGYDVCVNDIEANKQGCEEVAQEIQKMGRKSCVATADVSKLSEVEAMIQTAVKELGNLNTMIANAGIAQVKPLLELTEDDFKRMFEVNVYGVHNCYQAAAKQLIKQGNCTPSNMGKLIGCASIVAFKPFVLLSHYSASKWAVRGLSQAYAMEMAEYNITVNAYAPGIVGTAMWDLIDEKLGEKDGRKKGDTIKKYTEELIAQKRTSVPEDVAKLVSFLAGPDSDHVVDGGIIFT; encoded by the exons ATGAGCAAAGTAGCAATCGTAACAGGCTCGAGCCGTGGCATCGGCAGAGCAATCGCCATCCGAATCGCCCAGGACGGCTACGATGTCTGCGTCAACGACATCGAAGCCAACAAGCAAGGGTGTGAAGAGGTTGCACAAGAGATCCAAAAGATGGGCAGGAAGTCATGCGTTGCCACAGCAGACGTTAGCAAGCTCAGCGAGGTCGAGGCCATGATCCAGACCGCAGTGAAAGAGCTTGGTAACTTGAACACCAT GATCGCCAACGCAGGAATCGCTCAAGTAAAACCCCTCCTCGAGCTAACCGAAGACGACTTCAAGAGAATGTTCGAAGTCAACGTCTACGGCGTACACAACTGCTACCAAGCCGCCGCAAAGCAACTAATCAAACAAGGAAACTGCACCCCCTCCAACATGGGTAAACTGATAGGC TGCGCCTCCATCGTCGCCTTCAAACCCTTCGTCCTCCTCTCCCACTACAGCGCCTCCAAATGGGCCGTCCGCGGCCTCTCCCAAGCCTACGCCATGGAAATGGCCGAATACAACATCACAGTCAACGCATACGCCCCAGGCATCGTCGGCACGGCAATGTGGGACCTGATAGACGAAAAGCTCGGCGAGAAGGATGGGAGGAAGAAGGGtgatactattaagaagtacACGGAAGAGCTGATTGCCCAGAAGAGGACCAGTGTGCCTGAAGATGTGGCGAAGTTGGTGTCATTTTTGGCGGGTCCGGATTCAGATCAT GTCGTTGACGGAGGCATTATCTTCACATAG